One part of the Priestia aryabhattai genome encodes these proteins:
- a CDS encoding glycosyltransferase family 2 protein yields MITDNQTKGLSQAWKGRLGMSKVSIIVPFYNCPYINQALDSLIKQTYKDIEIIVVNDGSKHYSEKVIPYLDKIKYIEKENGGTASALNMGIQNATGDYFCWLSSDDIYSLERIEIQLSFMKEKNALFSHTNYYSINTKGRITSSPLGIHPPNRLEIIKRISRGNFINGCSVMINKIIFNHIDIFDETLSYTHDYDLWIRIIQKFDVYYVLQPLLFYRVHRQMGTKKYASIIRKETNLVVNRHKDMMERLLLEELRKQKSK; encoded by the coding sequence ATGATTACTGATAATCAAACAAAAGGTCTATCTCAAGCTTGGAAAGGAAGATTAGGAATGTCAAAAGTTTCTATAATTGTTCCATTTTATAATTGTCCCTATATTAATCAAGCGCTAGATAGTTTGATAAAACAGACGTATAAAGATATTGAAATTATTGTAGTAAATGATGGTTCTAAGCATTATTCAGAAAAAGTTATTCCATACTTAGATAAAATTAAGTATATTGAAAAGGAAAACGGTGGGACGGCAAGTGCTTTGAATATGGGCATTCAAAATGCAACTGGAGATTATTTTTGTTGGCTCAGTTCTGATGATATCTATTCCCTTGAAAGAATAGAAATTCAGTTATCATTTATGAAAGAGAAGAATGCATTGTTTAGTCATACCAATTATTATTCCATCAATACAAAAGGACGTATTACTTCTTCACCTTTAGGTATACACCCTCCGAATCGCCTTGAAATTATCAAAAGAATCAGCAGAGGGAATTTTATTAATGGCTGTTCTGTTATGATAAATAAAATAATATTTAATCATATAGATATTTTTGATGAAACACTCTCATATACACATGATTATGATTTATGGATAAGAATAATTCAAAAATTTGATGTTTACTATGTCCTTCAACCGTTATTATTCTACAGAGTTCATAGGCAAATGGGAACAAAAAAATATGCATCTATTATAAGGAAAGAAACTAATCTAGTTGTTAATCGACATAAGGATATGATGGAACGATTACTGTTAGAAGAGTTAAGAAAGCAAAAAAGCAAATGA
- a CDS encoding sulfite exporter TauE/SafE family protein, producing the protein MRKLIIFTFIGFLAQLIDGSLGMAYGVTSSSLLLTFGMAPAIASASIHLAEVVTTAASGVSHMKFGNVDRQALIKLIIPGSIGAFVGACFISTLPGDVAKPYISLFLLILGFYVLFRFLFRFNLGREKKSIDLSRNQSIPLGLIAGFADATGGGGWGPLTTPILLSKKGASARKVVGTVDTSEFAVAVSATLGFLISLGWEEVNWFWVIALMLGGIVAAPIAAWLVRNLPPYLLGVLVGGFIILTNTWTLLLPWHISNLWIAIIYVVILFSWIVAIIFTIRSNRKSVT; encoded by the coding sequence ATGAGAAAACTAATTATTTTTACATTTATCGGCTTTTTAGCTCAACTAATCGATGGTTCTTTAGGAATGGCCTATGGTGTCACTTCGTCATCACTTTTGTTGACGTTTGGAATGGCTCCTGCTATAGCTTCGGCTTCCATACATCTAGCGGAAGTAGTAACGACTGCTGCATCAGGTGTTTCCCATATGAAGTTTGGCAATGTTGATCGCCAAGCTCTAATTAAATTAATTATTCCAGGTTCTATTGGAGCATTTGTAGGAGCTTGCTTTATCAGCACGTTACCAGGTGATGTTGCTAAGCCGTATATTTCTTTATTTTTATTAATTCTCGGGTTTTATGTCCTTTTTCGCTTTCTATTTAGATTTAATCTAGGTAGAGAGAAAAAATCGATTGATTTATCTAGAAATCAATCGATTCCATTGGGGTTAATTGCAGGATTTGCAGATGCAACTGGTGGAGGAGGATGGGGGCCACTCACGACTCCAATATTATTATCTAAAAAAGGGGCTTCAGCTAGAAAAGTCGTTGGTACAGTAGATACAAGTGAGTTTGCCGTGGCGGTATCTGCTACTTTAGGATTCTTGATTTCATTAGGCTGGGAAGAAGTTAATTGGTTTTGGGTAATAGCCCTTATGTTAGGAGGAATTGTTGCAGCACCCATTGCAGCATGGTTAGTACGAAATTTACCTCCTTACTTATTAGGAGTCCTGGTTGGAGGATTTATTATATTAACGAATACTTGGACATTGCTTCTCCCTTGGCATATTAGTAATTTATGGATTGCAATTATTTACGTAGTTATATTATTCAGTTGGATAGTTGCTATTATCTTTACGATACGAAGCAATCGAAAGAGTGTCACTTAA